In one Perca fluviatilis chromosome 7, GENO_Pfluv_1.0, whole genome shotgun sequence genomic region, the following are encoded:
- the cited4b gene encoding cbp/p300-interacting transactivator 4b, whose translation MADHLMMPMNHSSAGASIHGYRMGMNGGLQAGHQQHPNQQGMRALPNGQMMHYGGAQANMETAMRQRQGMVGGPMNGQLNGGQMGHHQMTSGNMMYNGPPQQQQHHPQQQHHMHPQQHQQQQQQQHQQQVQHPQQQHPQQQQHPQQQQHPQQQQQQHPQQQQQQHPQQQQQHPQQQFMNGGLTSQQLMASMQLQKLNTQYHGHPLGPMGGNHMGPATQYRMNPAQLANMQHMAGPALALNGMDADMIDEEVLTSLVMELGLDRVQELPELFLGQNEFDFISDFVSKQQPSTVSC comes from the coding sequence ATGGCGGACCATCTGATGATGCCCATGAATCACAGCTCAGCGGGCGCCAGTATCCACGGCTACAGGATGGGCATGAATGGTGGCCTGCAGGCAGGTCACCAGCAGCATCCCAACCAGCAGGGCATGCGTGCGCTGCCCAATGGCCAGATGATGCACTATGGTGGTGCCCAGGCCAACATGGAGACTGCCATGAGGCAGCGACAGGGCATGGTGGGTGGACCCATGAATGGACAACTGAACGGGGGCCAGATGGGTCACCACCAGATGACCTCTGGTAACATGATGTATAATGGCCCACCCCAGCAGCAACAGCATCAccctcagcagcagcatcaCATGCATCcacagcagcaccaacaacaacaacaacagcagcaccagcaACAAGTCCAGCacccacagcagcagcacccgcaacagcaacagcacccgcagcagcaacagcacccgcagcagcaacagcaacagcacccgcagcagcaacagcaacagcacccgcagcagcagcaacagcaccCGCAACAGCAGTTCATGAACGGAGGGTTAACGTCCCAGCAGCTCATGGCCAGCATGCAGCTGCAAAAACTAAACACCCAGTATCATGGACACCCACTGGGGCCTATGGGTGGGAACCACATGGGGCCCGCGACCCAGTACCGCATGAACCCAGCCCAGTTGGCTAACATGCAGCACATGGCCGGGCCGGCACTGGCCCTGAACGGCATGGACGCAGATATGATTGACGAGGAGGTTCTGACCTCGCTGGTCATGGAGCTTGGCTTGGATCGGGTCCAGGAGCTGCCAGAACTCTTCCTGGGCCAAAATGAGTTTGACTTCATCTCGGACTTTGTCAGCAAACAGCAGCCCAGCACCGTTAGTTGCTGA
- the LOC120562094 gene encoding polycomb protein SCMH1 isoform X2: MRKPVPQKAIEWKDARRIKHARSGRPSRVPSQYQGHFSWEKYLKETGATAAPSACFRQSLTPPLNEFKAGMKLEAQDPRNTTSTCIATVVGLTGSRLRLRLDGSDNKNDFWRLVDSSEIQPIGNCEKNGGMLQPPLGFRLNASSWPMFLLKTLNGAEMAPSRIFHKEPPAPEQNSFQIGMKLEAVDRKNPHFICPATVGALRGVEVLVTFDGWRGAFDYYCRYDSRDIFPVGWCALTGDNLQPPGTKVVLPKSLGALTDGSVESPAMHPTPTVGRPPGQRGRKPGRRKTKLTGPWNQKGSVLGPQSIQPGKGLEPIKIPKKRGPKPGSKLGWAKRAGWLEDAMAGPGRPVTGPGRTRGRLPANWAQRIALQQAQTPAEPIKIPKKRGPKPGSKRKPRVVPNPVPTSPTSSTPEPDTSTVPLDNATIPNSALQAPTVCVYLNKYGKVGPHLDLRRIQQLPDHFGPGRASSVLQQCVQACVDSSHNQGTVFACLKSGQGGEVISACFDQQQHTLTLPTVSSVTYVLRFLEKLCHNLHCDPLFGSQPVARGGLHYDSHTYTTERRGFGDGLTTGPGRGTKRFLQEYNISLPQKLAKIPRHSTDGESFMEKSVAVSEHLKKSPLSPNSTVQTPSLRSPSKLLHHNNSTGSGSFRESPRPSGQDPNLWTVEDVRQYIRDIDPVLAPHADLFRKHEIDGKALLLLRSDMMMKYMGLKLGPALKLTFHIDKLKRA; the protein is encoded by the exons ATGAGGAAACCCGTGCCACAGAAAG CTATAGAGTGGAAAGATGCCAGAAGGATCAAGCATGCCCGGAGTGGACGGCCCTCCCGGGTGCCCTCACAGTACCAAG GACATTTTAGTTGGGAGAAATACCTGAAAGAGACAGGTGCCACCGCTGCACCCTCTGCTTGCTTCAGACAG AGCCTCACACCTCCACTTAACGAGTTCAAAGCAGGGATGAAGCTGGAGGCCCAGGACCCGCGAAACACAACGTCCACCTGCATCGCCACAGTGGTGGGCCTGACAGGCTCGCGGCTGCGGCTGCGCTTGGACGGGTCTGATAACAAGAACGACTTCTGGCGCCTCGTGGACTCCTCAGAGATCCAGCCAATTGGCAACTGTGAAAAGAACGGAGGCATGCTGCAGCCACCACTTG GTTTCCGTCTCAATGCGTCCTCTTGGCCCATGTTCCTTCTGAAAACACTAAATGGAGCTGAGATGGCACCCTCTCGCATATTTCACAAG GAGCCTCCCGCCCCGGAGCAGAACTCTTTCCAGATAGGCATGAAGCTGGAGGCGGTGGACCGTAAAAATCCCCACTTTATCTGCCCGGCGACAGTGGGTGCACTGCGTGGTGTCGAGGTGCTGGTCACCTTTGATGGCTGGCGGGGAGCCTTTGACTACTACTGCCGCTATGACTCGCGAGACATCTTCCCTGTAGGCTGGTGCGCCCTCACTGGAGACAACCTTCAGCCGCCTGGCACCAAAG TTGTGTTGCCTAAGAGCCTTGGGGCATTGACAGACGGGAGTGTGGAGAGCCCAGCCATGCACCCCACGCCCACAGTGGGCAGACCTCCAGGTCAGAGAGGACGCAAGCCAGGCCGCAGGAAAACCAAGTTGACAGGGCCCTGGAATCAGAAGGGCTCAGTGTTGGGACCACAGAGTATCCAGCCAGGCAAAGGCCTGGAGCCCATCAAGATCCCCAAGAAACGAGGGCCCAAGCCTGGCAGTAAG TTGGGCTGGGCAAAAAGAGCTGGCTGGCTGGAAGATGCCATGGCTGGCCCAGGACGGCCAGTGACAGGCCCAGGGCGGACCCGAGGCAGACTGCCAGCCAACTGGGCACAGAGGATAGCTCTGCAGCAGGCCCAGACTCCGGCAGAACCTATCAAGATCCCAAAGAAAAGAGGGCCCAAGCCTGGCAGCAAG AGAAAACCACGCGTGGTACCTAATCCAGTCCCCACGTCTCCCACCAGCAGCACTCCAGAGCCCGACACCAGCACTGTGCCTCTGGACAATGCTACCATCCCCAACTCTGCACTACAGGCCCCCACAG TTTGTGTGTACCTAAACAAGTACGGCAAAGTGGGACCCCATTTGGACCTGCGGCGTATTCAGCAGCTCCCGGACCACTTTGGGCCAGGCCGGGCCTCCTCCGTGCTTCAGCAGTGTGTTCAGGCTTGTGTGGACTCCTCGCACAACCAGGGCACAGTCTTTGCCTGCCTCAAGTCTGGGCAAGGAGGCGAAGTCATTTCAG CCTGCTTTGACCAGCAGCAGCACACCCTGACCCTGCCCACAGTCAGCAGTGTCACTTACGTCCTCCGCTTCCTGGAAAAACTCTGCCACAACCTTCACTGCGATCCTCTGTTTGGCAGCCAGCCTGTAGCCAGAGGAGGCCTGCACTACGACAGTCACACATACACTACAG AGAGGAGAGGTTTTGGAGACGGCCTAACGACGGGCCCGGGCCGAGGCACCAAGCGGTTCCTTCAGGAGTACAACATTTCACTGCCTCAGAAACTAGCCAAAATCCCTCGGCACTCCACTGACG GTGAGTCCTTCATGGAGAAGAGTGTTGCGGTGTCAGAGCACTTAAAGAAGAGCCCTCTCTCTCCAAACTCTACGGTACAAACTCCCAGCCTGAGGTCTCCCTCCAAGCTGCTGCATCACAACAACTCCACAG GCTCAGGTAGTTTCCGGGAGAGCCCGAGGCCAAGTGGCCAGGACCCCAACCTGTGGACAGTAGAGGACGTCAGGCAGTATATCCGAGATATCGACCCAGTGCTGGCACCACACGCTGACCTTTTCAGAAAACAT GAGATTGACGGGAAAGCCCTCCTGTTGCTGCGTAGTGACATGATGATGAAATACATGGGCTTGAAGCTCGGCCCCGCCCTCAAACTCACCTTCCATATCGACAAGCTCAAACGGGCTTAA
- the LOC120562094 gene encoding polycomb protein SCMH1 isoform X1, producing MRKPVPQKAIEWKDARRIKHARSGRPSRVPSQYQGHFSWEKYLKETGATAAPSACFRQSLTPPLNEFKAGMKLEAQDPRNTTSTCIATVVGLTGSRLRLRLDGSDNKNDFWRLVDSSEIQPIGNCEKNGGMLQPPLGFRLNASSWPMFLLKTLNGAEMAPSRIFHKQEPPAPEQNSFQIGMKLEAVDRKNPHFICPATVGALRGVEVLVTFDGWRGAFDYYCRYDSRDIFPVGWCALTGDNLQPPGTKVVLPKSLGALTDGSVESPAMHPTPTVGRPPGQRGRKPGRRKTKLTGPWNQKGSVLGPQSIQPGKGLEPIKIPKKRGPKPGSKLGWAKRAGWLEDAMAGPGRPVTGPGRTRGRLPANWAQRIALQQAQTPAEPIKIPKKRGPKPGSKRKPRVVPNPVPTSPTSSTPEPDTSTVPLDNATIPNSALQAPTVCVYLNKYGKVGPHLDLRRIQQLPDHFGPGRASSVLQQCVQACVDSSHNQGTVFACLKSGQGGEVISACFDQQQHTLTLPTVSSVTYVLRFLEKLCHNLHCDPLFGSQPVARGGLHYDSHTYTTERRGFGDGLTTGPGRGTKRFLQEYNISLPQKLAKIPRHSTDGESFMEKSVAVSEHLKKSPLSPNSTVQTPSLRSPSKLLHHNNSTGSGSFRESPRPSGQDPNLWTVEDVRQYIRDIDPVLAPHADLFRKHEIDGKALLLLRSDMMMKYMGLKLGPALKLTFHIDKLKRA from the exons ATGAGGAAACCCGTGCCACAGAAAG CTATAGAGTGGAAAGATGCCAGAAGGATCAAGCATGCCCGGAGTGGACGGCCCTCCCGGGTGCCCTCACAGTACCAAG GACATTTTAGTTGGGAGAAATACCTGAAAGAGACAGGTGCCACCGCTGCACCCTCTGCTTGCTTCAGACAG AGCCTCACACCTCCACTTAACGAGTTCAAAGCAGGGATGAAGCTGGAGGCCCAGGACCCGCGAAACACAACGTCCACCTGCATCGCCACAGTGGTGGGCCTGACAGGCTCGCGGCTGCGGCTGCGCTTGGACGGGTCTGATAACAAGAACGACTTCTGGCGCCTCGTGGACTCCTCAGAGATCCAGCCAATTGGCAACTGTGAAAAGAACGGAGGCATGCTGCAGCCACCACTTG GTTTCCGTCTCAATGCGTCCTCTTGGCCCATGTTCCTTCTGAAAACACTAAATGGAGCTGAGATGGCACCCTCTCGCATATTTCACAAG CAGGAGCCTCCCGCCCCGGAGCAGAACTCTTTCCAGATAGGCATGAAGCTGGAGGCGGTGGACCGTAAAAATCCCCACTTTATCTGCCCGGCGACAGTGGGTGCACTGCGTGGTGTCGAGGTGCTGGTCACCTTTGATGGCTGGCGGGGAGCCTTTGACTACTACTGCCGCTATGACTCGCGAGACATCTTCCCTGTAGGCTGGTGCGCCCTCACTGGAGACAACCTTCAGCCGCCTGGCACCAAAG TTGTGTTGCCTAAGAGCCTTGGGGCATTGACAGACGGGAGTGTGGAGAGCCCAGCCATGCACCCCACGCCCACAGTGGGCAGACCTCCAGGTCAGAGAGGACGCAAGCCAGGCCGCAGGAAAACCAAGTTGACAGGGCCCTGGAATCAGAAGGGCTCAGTGTTGGGACCACAGAGTATCCAGCCAGGCAAAGGCCTGGAGCCCATCAAGATCCCCAAGAAACGAGGGCCCAAGCCTGGCAGTAAG TTGGGCTGGGCAAAAAGAGCTGGCTGGCTGGAAGATGCCATGGCTGGCCCAGGACGGCCAGTGACAGGCCCAGGGCGGACCCGAGGCAGACTGCCAGCCAACTGGGCACAGAGGATAGCTCTGCAGCAGGCCCAGACTCCGGCAGAACCTATCAAGATCCCAAAGAAAAGAGGGCCCAAGCCTGGCAGCAAG AGAAAACCACGCGTGGTACCTAATCCAGTCCCCACGTCTCCCACCAGCAGCACTCCAGAGCCCGACACCAGCACTGTGCCTCTGGACAATGCTACCATCCCCAACTCTGCACTACAGGCCCCCACAG TTTGTGTGTACCTAAACAAGTACGGCAAAGTGGGACCCCATTTGGACCTGCGGCGTATTCAGCAGCTCCCGGACCACTTTGGGCCAGGCCGGGCCTCCTCCGTGCTTCAGCAGTGTGTTCAGGCTTGTGTGGACTCCTCGCACAACCAGGGCACAGTCTTTGCCTGCCTCAAGTCTGGGCAAGGAGGCGAAGTCATTTCAG CCTGCTTTGACCAGCAGCAGCACACCCTGACCCTGCCCACAGTCAGCAGTGTCACTTACGTCCTCCGCTTCCTGGAAAAACTCTGCCACAACCTTCACTGCGATCCTCTGTTTGGCAGCCAGCCTGTAGCCAGAGGAGGCCTGCACTACGACAGTCACACATACACTACAG AGAGGAGAGGTTTTGGAGACGGCCTAACGACGGGCCCGGGCCGAGGCACCAAGCGGTTCCTTCAGGAGTACAACATTTCACTGCCTCAGAAACTAGCCAAAATCCCTCGGCACTCCACTGACG GTGAGTCCTTCATGGAGAAGAGTGTTGCGGTGTCAGAGCACTTAAAGAAGAGCCCTCTCTCTCCAAACTCTACGGTACAAACTCCCAGCCTGAGGTCTCCCTCCAAGCTGCTGCATCACAACAACTCCACAG GCTCAGGTAGTTTCCGGGAGAGCCCGAGGCCAAGTGGCCAGGACCCCAACCTGTGGACAGTAGAGGACGTCAGGCAGTATATCCGAGATATCGACCCAGTGCTGGCACCACACGCTGACCTTTTCAGAAAACAT GAGATTGACGGGAAAGCCCTCCTGTTGCTGCGTAGTGACATGATGATGAAATACATGGGCTTGAAGCTCGGCCCCGCCCTCAAACTCACCTTCCATATCGACAAGCTCAAACGGGCTTAA